A stretch of the Channa argus isolate prfri chromosome 9, Channa argus male v1.0, whole genome shotgun sequence genome encodes the following:
- the pde11a gene encoding dual 3',5'-cyclic-AMP and -GMP phosphodiesterase 11A isoform X2 produces the protein MPIHNSDGEIIGVAQAINKTSSGELFIEDDEKVLQMYLPFCGIAISNAQLFAASRKEYDRSRALLEVVNDLFEEQTDLEKIVRKIMHRAQTLLKCERCSVQLLEDIESPVVKFTKSFELLSPKCSADTENSFKDSMEKSSYSDWLINNSIAELVASTGLPVNISDAYQDPRFDAEADQFSDFHIRSVLCVPIWNSNHQIIGVAQVLNRLDGKPFDDADQRLFEAFVIFCGLGINNTIMYDQVKKSWAKQSVALDVLSYHATCSKTEVDKFKAAKIPLVSELGIDKLSFDDFSLDVDAMITAALRMFMELGMVQKFKIDYETLCRWLLTVRKNYRMVLYHNWRHAFNVCQCMFAMLTTAGFQETLTEVEILALIVGCVCHDLDHRGTNNAFQEKTGSALALLYGTSATLEHHHFNHAVMILQSEGHNIFSNLSSTEYSDLMQLLKQSILATDLTLYFENRNTFFELVNKGEYNWNVKAHRDMCRSMMMTACDLGAVTKPWEISCKVAELVTSEFFEQGDRERSELKLTPSAIFDRNRKDELPGLQLEWIDGICAPLYETLVQLNPKLQPMLEMINVNRGKWEELNKKRQCGQSVSASPCSRDSTETSGCPGAKTENTPCCSSNTDGSPPTPVS, from the exons GTGCTGCAAATGTACCTGCCTTTTTGTGGTATTGCAATCTCAAATGCTCAACTCTTCGCCGCCTCAAGGAAGGAGTATGACAGAAGTCGG GCACTTTTAGAGGTAGTCAATGACCTGTTTGAAGAGCAGACTGACCTGGAGAAGATTGTTAGGAAGATCATGCACCGTGCCCAGACACTGTTAAAATGCGAGCGGTGCTCTGTTCAATTGCTGGAGGACATTGAGTCACCG GTGGTGAAATTTACTAAGTCATTTGAGCTACTATCCCCTAAGTGTAGTGCAGACACTGAAAACAG TTTCAAAGACAGCATGGAGAAATCATCTTACTCAGACTGGCTCATCAACAACAGTATTGCAGAGCTGGTAGCATCCACAGGACTACCTGTAAACATTAGTGATGCCTATCAGGATCCTCGCTTTGATGCTGAG GCAGATCAGTTCTCAGACTTCCACATCCGCTCTGTGCTTTGTGTTCCTATATGGAACAGCAACCACCAAATCATTG GTGTAGCTCAAGTGCTGAACAGGCTCGATGGAAAACCATTTGATGATGCAGATCAGCGTCTTTTCGAG GCATTTGTGATCTTTTGTGGACTGGGCATCAACAACACCATCATGTATGACCAGGTGAAGAAGTCTTGGGCCAAACAATCTGTGGCTTTAGAC GTTCTGTCATACCATGCCACTTGCTCCAAGACAGAAGTAGACAAATTCAAG GCTGCTAAAATTCCACTGGTTTCTGAGCTTGGCATTGATAAGTTGTCCTTTGACGATTTCTCTCTGGATGTTGATGCCATGATAACAGCAGCTTTAAGGATGTTTATGGAGTTGGGAATGGTGCAGAAATTCAAGATTGACTACGAG ACACTGTGCAGATGGCTGCTGACTGTCAGAAAAAACTACAGAATGGTCCTCTACCACAACTGGAGACATGCCTTCAATGTCTGTCAGTGCATGTTTGCCATGTTAACG ACGGCAGGCTTCCAGGAAACTCTGACAGAGGTGGAGATCTTAGCTCTTATTGTAGGCTGTGTGTGCCATGACTTGGACCACAGGGGCACCAACAACGCTTTTCAGGAAAA gacGGGCTCAGCCCTTGCTCTGCTTTATGGGACTTCTGCTACATTGGAGCACCACCACTTCAACCATGCTGTTATGATCCTGCAGAGTGAG GGTCACAATATCTTCTCCAACCTCTCATCCACAGAGTACAGTGACCTTATGCAGCTGTTAAAGCAGTCGATTCTGGCCACAGACCTCACACTTTACTTTGA GAACAGAAACACCTTTTTTGAGCTGGTCAACAAGGGGGAGTACAACTGGAATGTGAAGGCGCATAGAGACATGTGCAG ATCAATGATGATGACCGCATGTGATCTTGGTGCTGTCACTAAACCTTGGGAAATATCATGCAAG gtggcTGAGTTGGTGACTAGTGAGTTTTTTGAGCAAGGTGACAGAGAGAGATCAGAACTTAAACTCACACCCTCT gcCATCTTTGATCGAAACAGAAAGGACGAGTTGCCAGGGCTTCAGTTGGAGTGGATTGATGGAATTTGTGCGCCACTGTACGAG ACTCTGGTCCAGTTGAATCCCAAACTTCAGCCGATGCTAGAAATGATCAACGTTAACAGGGGCAAATGGGAGGAACTGAATAAGAAGAGACAATGTGGCCAGAGTGTGTCTGCGAGCCCCTGCAGTCGCGACAGCACAGAGACCAGTGGCTGCCCAGGGgccaaaactgaaaacacacccTGCTGTAGCAGCAATACTGATGGTTCACCACCTACACCTGTTAGTTAG